The DNA segment AGCGCCGCGGCGTGGTCGGGCGCGTCGACCGCCTCGTCGTCGACCGCTCGCCCGCCCGGGCCGTCGTGGCGCAGCCGCGCGCCGTCGGAGCCGATGCGCTCGACGGTCCCGCCGCCGAGGCGCCGGGCGGCCGCGGCGGGGTCGCCGGACGGCTCGAGCACGGCGTACTTGAGCGAGGAGGAGCCGGCGTTGACCACGAGGACGCTCACGAGCCGTCCCTCCCGCCGTCGGTGCGGCCGCCCTCGGCGTCCCGGCGCTCCCGGTCGGCCTCCTGCGCCTGCACCGCCGTCACCGCGACCGTCGTCGCGATGTCGTCGACGGTCGCGCCGCGCGACAGGTCGTTGACGGGCGCGTTGAGCCCCTGCAGCACGGGACCGACCGCCGTGGCACCCGCCGAGCGCTGCACGGCCTTGTACGTGTTGTTGCCGGTGTTGAGGTCGGGGAACACGAGCACCGTCGCCTGCCCGGCGACGGAGGAGTCCGGCAGCTTCGTGCGGGCCACCGACGGGTCCACGGCGGCGTCGTACTGCAGCGGGCCCTCGACGAGCAGGTCCGGCCGCCGCTCCCGGACCAGCTCCGTCGCGGTGCGCACCCGGTCGACGTCGGCGCCGCTGCCGGAGGTGCCGGTGGAGTACGACAGCATGGCGACCCGCGGCTCGACGCCGAAGGCGGCCGCGGTGGCCGCGGAGGACACCGCGATGTCGGCGAGCTGCTCTGCGGTCGGGCTCGGCACGACCGCGCAGTCGCCGTAGACGAGCACCCGGTCCGGCAGCAGCATGAAGAACACGCTCGAGACCACGGAGACGCCGTCACGCGTCCGGATGACCTCGAAGGCGGGCCGGATGGTGTGGGCGGTCGTGTGGACGGCGCCCGACACCATGCCGTCCGCCTCGCCCGCGTGGACCATGAGGGTGCCGAAGTACGACACGTCGGAGACGGTGTCGTGGGCCTGCTCGGGCGTGACGCCGCGGTGGGCCCGCAGCCGGGCGTAGGTCTCGGCGTACTCCTCGCGCCGCGGGTCGGTGACCGGGTCGACGACGGTGGCGCCCTGCACGTCCGCGCCCGCGGCGGCCGCCGCGGCGGCGACCTCGTCCGGCGCGCCGAGCAGGACGACGTCGGCGACGCCGCGGCGCAGCACGCGCTCGGCCGCACGCAGCACGCGCGGCTCGGTGCCCTCCGGCAGCACGATGCGGCGCCGGTCGGCCCTCGCCCGCTCGAAGAGGTCGTGGGTGAACATGACGGGGGTGACGGTGTCGGTCGGGGCGAGCGCGAGCGCGTCCAGCCACGCCTCGGCCGGCACGTGCTCGTCCGCGAGCCGGAGCG comes from the Aquipuribacter sp. SD81 genome and includes:
- the pta gene encoding phosphate acetyltransferase, producing MSTALFLMSTEADSGKSALALALFDAMARRVARPAVFRPVTREGGGDFLVDLLLSRLPEGARPEPQACVGVTYDEHHADPTATRPRIVERYRALARDADAVLVVGSDFTDVGAASELATNIDLAQDLSAPVVAVVTGRDRDGFRSTADVRAAAEHALAQLTARHVPVVGVVANRCRPDDLGAVRRDVEGLLDEQGLDVRAAVVPELPLLAAPTLRQIADTVGARLVSGDDADLDRAAVDVMVAAMTLPHMLEHLVDAAVVIVPGDRSDVLVGTLAAAHADTFPTPAGLVLTGGFEPDPTTARLLEGFSPSPPVVVADGTTFAVATAAAGLRGRMRAHSHRKIDAALRLADEHVPAEAWLDALALAPTDTVTPVMFTHDLFERARADRRRIVLPEGTEPRVLRAAERVLRRGVADVVLLGAPDEVAAAAAAAGADVQGATVVDPVTDPRREEYAETYARLRAHRGVTPEQAHDTVSDVSYFGTLMVHAGEADGMVSGAVHTTAHTIRPAFEVIRTRDGVSVVSSVFFMLLPDRVLVYGDCAVVPSPTAEQLADIAVSSAATAAAFGVEPRVAMLSYSTGTSGSGADVDRVRTATELVRERRPDLLVEGPLQYDAAVDPSVARTKLPDSSVAGQATVLVFPDLNTGNNTYKAVQRSAGATAVGPVLQGLNAPVNDLSRGATVDDIATTVAVTAVQAQEADRERRDAEGGRTDGGRDGS